A stretch of DNA from Hippoglossus stenolepis isolate QCI-W04-F060 chromosome 16, HSTE1.2, whole genome shotgun sequence:
AGTGCTTTAGTTTCCGTTTAATCCAAGGAGCAGGAGTTTAACTAACCAATTAATTACTGAATCAGATTACATCCCTGAAATCCTTGAAATTATctctgtgtgaaatgtttctCCGATGCTCAAGGCACACACATTATTGGCCTTGGTTAATTCTTTTCATTGTAAGATCTATGTCACAAGTCttcttttttcatctttgtgATCAGTCGTAATGAAATATGCTGCACAACATaactttattaaattaaatgtcatgTGGGCTTGTCTCTGCTGTGGCCAGAAGAGCTGTCTTATGTTCAAAAGCACCGTTTTAAAAATATCCTTATCTTTGTTACTCATACTCTTGTATAGATAAATGTAACCGTCTGATCCCGGGGGCCAGCTCAGACAGTACTATGTCTTCCACTCCAGATTAGCAGCCACTAAAGGGCAAGGATCCTCCTGTCCGGCCTTTGTGGAGGTtgcagacagacaacagaccATGGAACAGACAGTCCGGGCATTAATCCCACTGAGGGTCCCACAAAACCCTCACCGCTCGAGGTCCAAATCTTGGATTATAAAGGTGACATTGGTGCATAGAGAGTAGGGGGCTCTGCACACTTCATTATGGAGAAAGCAAGATAAGCCTGGAAAAGTACTGAGATGTCTGAGCTGGGTGGGGTCACAGGTGCTAGAGCCAGGGCACCTAATGCTGATTTCCTCTTAGTCCCATGAAAGCTGTTATTTAAAGGGAACTAGAATGATCAGTAGAGTGTataaacctccgccaaggccaaacagccCCCTTAAATTCATCAAATCCAGATTTTCAattggatctgcaacaaattccacacattaacaaatatcaaaaaacaTTCAAGTCAAGATCCAAGATTTtatgagaaatcaacaaaaatgtcctATTTCAcaagtgttaaagaaagtaaatgaaCTTTTTTTGATCCTCTCCATCATCCAGACAAAACTTTATGGttttcttccttgggtcatgccccacccccgAAAAATAATGGAAATTGGGTGTGAAGTTTTTGCTCCTTGGCAGCAGTAACTAGAACAGCACTGCCCAgacatgacagattttttttcatcaagatccatgattccattattctctgagaaatcaatgaaagtgtTTGAAAACGCCTTCGctagcaatgttaaagaaagtgatcagCTGCCTGAACAAAAATAAGTGGGTTTTTCcctgacacataccacatccttcaaAAAGTTTCATGCAAATCTGTCTGGTAGTTTTTTGTGCAAtgctgctaacagacaaacaaacgcagtaaaaaacacacaaaaaaaacccttgTTTGTATATTGTAATGTATAAAATGATTAACATCTATGTGTCAAATCGAATAAGCCAAGCGAGGTACTTATCCTCCCTCATATGCTTTGACAGTGCAGCGTTATTCAGATATTGAGTTTTGTTCCTCTACGGTTTCGCAATCAGTGACTCAGTGAGTGGCGATGCTGAGGTGGAGTGATAGAGTCATTACAATGGCATGCCACTGGGATTTGAAGAGGACTGATCCGGCCCTAATGGAGAGACCGAAGTGGTACCAGGCAGGCGGGCGACGGCAACAAACAGCGCTGGGAGACCACAGAATCAACATTAACATCAGAAATGCCCGTATTGGTTATAGAAAGCACTTCTCGCTCCCTCTGGGGAATCTCTGGTTACAACATTTCTCTGGTGGTGATGAGGCTTCACGACATCACAGTCATCCGTTTGCCCCCCTGAACAATAAGCACCGTAAGATCTTCAGATGAAGTAAATAAGCCACTGGAACGATTGGCTGAGAACAACTCAAAAATCTTCAAAGCTCTAATCAGCAGCAGTGTTGAGCACCATATGTGAAGTCCAATAATCTCATTGGACAATGCCGGAAGCTGCGGCCTGCTGGGAGAGCTGCTACAAATCAGCTGTTTAGCAAAAGTTTAATACATTAAAAGACTAAGAACGAGACGATTTTGTCTTATCGAAGCTAAAACTGCGGCAGAAGAATGCAACGTAAACAAACTTCCTCTGGGGACAAGATGAGAACATGTTCAAGAAGGCGTTTTATTACCGACAGTTTTAAACACCGACGAGCACGGGAAGCGAAGCTATGCTAATGCTCGGAGGCCAATTAGAGTCAAAGTAATTACTAAAtcaaaaaaatgtgattaaaagagGTCTGAGGACTCTTTACCCATCTGTTTCCGTCCTCGATGAGCTATAAATAAGCCACAGATCGAGAGCATTGGGAACAGGAGCAGCATGAAGACACGATGGAGAGGTTTGATGAATTGATTACGTTCACATCTGAAATGTGAGAGGGCTAGGTTTCAATGGTAAAtagttcagttttattttatctatttattacattatattatcaCTGCTCctactttaaatattaataaggATTATGatcaaaagtaaaacatttaaaagtgaaATTCTGCTTCTCACtgaatttgtcatttgttcCCAGGCGTCATCATATCtgcagcagaaaaataaaacagttggTGAAATAGGTCGTATTTGGACGTGAGTGCGGCTCCACTGTGTTTGAACAGATGTCTGTGAAATCTGCCTTATTATTTTAAGAGCAACATGTTGAGTGATGATCTGTTCGggaaagctgttttcagatgcTACAGGGAATTCACAGCCAATGAGGAGCTGCTGTACAATAGCAACACATCATAATCTGATTTAGATTTCACTTGACAATCCTGACAAAGGTGTGGGTgagttttgaaaaaaaactcaacaaaaaCCCATCTGTTTCATCTTCACGTATTAATCTCCGCTCGTGTTGTATTTGAAGTTACCTCAAACAAGTTGCTACCACACAGCACGACATGAAGCCCTTCTGCAGGAGGGATTAGATTTGGATTAGCTATGTCAGCACATATATGTCAACTCTACTGCCTCAGATTAATGCTTGCCCTTCCTCTAGGATTAGGATTAGGGTTTGGACAATGCAGGATAAGGGCCAGAGGAAGGCAATTGTCTTATTAACCTCTGAAACACAATTTGCCTTAGAATGATGATCTGTTTTTTGATTTCTTTCCAATTTGATTCCAAGCATTTTACGCCGCAGTgcttaaaaacaggaaatactttttaaaaaacctgtcCGTCCTGTTGGTCACTCCACCAAATCAATCGATTTCCTGTTGTTTAACCTTTGTCTTTGGTTTTTCAACGATGCTGGGCTGATAAAAAATTACTTCCTGATCATTTTCAGAACACACTCCAAACTATAAAAAGTACGGACCCTTGCTCCAGAATAGACTTGACATCCTGTTTTGCTAACATGTGCTGTGCCACCTTGTATTTCTAATTTCATCCCAAGTAgattttctccagcttcctcccacagtccaaaaacatgcagatttatGTTCATTGTTAAGTTTATTGGAGACTACTAATTGTCAGTAGTTTGGTATCTATATGTAGGCCCTGGGATACACTGGCATACTTTGCCTCTCTtcaaatgtcagctgggattgtctTCAGCCTCcagaccctcaaaggataaacgaTACAGATAATGGACGGATGATTTTGAAAGAGGACAATATAGTATCATAAAGTATTGATGTCTCGTTTTGCTGTCTAGTTTGGAAGGTATTTCACACTGACGTGCCTCTGTAGGCATGTTGGTACCTGAGATATTTTTAGGCTACAGTCAGTCTGGCACCTTTGCTCATgccactttctcctcttcctcagttcCTCAGTGTCACATAAAGGCTAAATCTAACATCGCATTGTGAGAACCTGACAAAAACCCCTGAATCACTGACTTGACAGGACTGCGCCCTACAACCGAGTCGAAAATAGAGGGAATGAATGACTTGCAATCATTTCTGCGGGCGAAGACCAAACACGTTTAAATCACTCGCCGTGGCTGACATCTTGGCAGAGTACAAAGACTTTTCATTGACACTTTAATGAGGCCACAGTTCATCGTGCTGCCTGCATCTAAACTTCAAATTTGTGTACATCTGTTCGCTAAACTAAACAGTCTGCTcttgtgtgatgttttattttcctttcgcTTTTATTCAGCAGCTCGATCCCCGAGTGGCAGCTGCCAAGGGGATGTGTGAAGTTGCTAGATGCTCAAGGCTGCCAGGTGCCTATTCTCCTTGTCTTTCCAACCTTCACACAACAACAGCCTCCCTTACAACAGCCCGGAGCGATGTGTGCTAACAGCTATTCCCCTGGCGGGAGCCCAGCAATTACAGCACCCCTCCTCTATCCCTGTAATTGCAAAGGGACTTGCTTCCTGAGCGatcaggctgctgcagcactgcAACCAGGGAGACTGGCTTCATCACCTCTGGCAGCTCCAGGTAAATGAGGGTGTTATGCTGGAGAGTGAAATAAAGATTGTTCATTAATAGAGGAGGGTTGATTCATATCTCGCTTGAACCATGACCTTTGCTCCGTGGTTAGCTGTGCTGCATGATGGATGCAACAAGTGGCTCCAGGCAAGTGCACAGACAACTTGTGGTACCTCCATAATATATGACAGAACACGTGAGAAGATATGGAAAATACTAAATGTctctggaataaaaacaaatatgaaaacactgtAATTTCTTCAACTGAATCTAACATCATCAGGGATGTAAACATACTGTCACTGCTTCAAGTCCTGGATGAAAACCAGACAAAGCACCTCATGTTTACATCCACATGAGCGTGttcaaaaaaaaagattgtgaaACCTGACCTCCCTTCAAAGTGTTAGGTGTCACCCGGGGACATAAAGGAATGCTGGTGTTTTTCATGATATGCCGCCTCACCACCATATGAGAAACCTGACactctgttttgtgtttgtgagggtCATGGCAACGAAACCCCCTCACCGGTGGCAGCAGGAGGCTGAGGCAGCTAAACGCCGTGAACCGCCCTGCGCTAATTAGTGCGTTAGTGCAATGATGTGCAAGATGGTCAATTAGACGCAGCACTGCACCTTCGCCCAGAGGGATCCAGAGGTCTATACAGGTGAGCTGGGTAATGCATTAAAGGGTTACACATGTTCAGCCGCTAATAAATTTACAGATTTTCACGCCGGTCAAGGTTGGTAAAGTTTTCaccgctgtttgtttgttggtttggaGATTTGGTGCAGAGGCCTTGGCGGATGTATGGGCTCTATTCTTATTTACAATACAATAAAGGCAAAGACAACAGATATGATTTtggtaaaacatttatttcctgcttcataaaaaaaaaaaagaaaaaaaaaagacatgactGCACCTTTTAATCAACGTCTCAGTCAAACCTGCTTCAGTCTCATGTTTGTAAAGCAATGAGTACAGAAAAAAATAGTGCCTCTACAACAACAGGGTATGTCGTTATGACATGACGTCTGTtagaattgtaaaaaaaaaattcaaataggTTGAATAAAACTCAACCGTATACATGAAACTAAATATTGACAGCAGGTAGGTTGGTTTTAATTCTCTTCAGCTATCACTGAACGTAGAATACAGAAAAAGCATATTTTCTATATGCTATCGTGGATAAGGGCCCCATTAACATGTCTAGGATCAGCAGCCACTACAGTCATTTGATTCATTTTAGGTTTGGAAAGGCCAATAAATGAAGCCTGTGCAGCAGGTTTTTGGAAACAAAGGATGAAACCGGGTCAAAAGTACCATGACAGGAATCTCTATTGGATCCCGATCAACATTCCTCTGTAGAACAGGTATAAATAGTGGTTAAGTCGAAACATTGCACTGGAAATTTACTGTATATCATTATATTAACTTGAAGTTGGCTCAAGGGTCAAACATAAACGTACTGCCATTAATGGATCCGTGTTTTATTGCAGCGCTCGGGAGATCAAGACGGTGCCATCACTCAGGTCTAACTGACATGATTAGGAGCTATTACTGTATTGATCCACCTGGCAAGTGGCACTGGATCAGCTGAGGCCTGTATCGACTAAGTGGGCCCATGGACCTCTGAGGGTCAGGCACATGTTAAGGGGATATTACCAGTTGTTTGTGGAGATGGATCTCTTTCAGGTTAAGGTGAAGCAAAAGCAGCATTTGGGAAAATAACATCAAGCCAAAAgtatggtttaaaaaaaagaaaggataCTGACCCTGCTCGTAATACCCGTAAAAGACATTGTGCTTTTatagaaacaaaatatttgtaatGAGATTTAAAACAGGATGAAAAGTACGATCTTGGATAAACCTGCTTAGGCAGCTTAGTGAGTTAATATTATCGTAACAATAAATTATCATAAAATAGACTTCTGAACTTTTTACATATCCACCAAATACTGTACATACGCTGTATAACACTATctccagacaaaacaaaaacagacaaggGACCAGCATGAGACTGTCGTCCTAGTTTTCATCTCAGTCCCAGCCAAAGTCATGACCGGTCATCTGGTAAAATTTCCGATTAAAGGGTTTATAAAAGTCCCGTAGCCTCTGAACCACCTCTGGGTCAATATTCGGATGGGTCCTGCCTTTGGTTTTGCCCAGGCAGTGTGGTTTGCTGTTCCCCTCAGGTCTCTTAAGGCAGGGGAAGCCCTTTGCCGGGTTAAAGTGGAAATGCTTCTCCGTCACCACCATCCTGAGCCCGAGGAAGTCCTGGACGCGAGCCATCTCGCCCGCAGGGTCGCTGATCAGACGCTCTCCGCTCACgaacagcagctgctccatcGGGAAGAACTGGATCCAGCGCTCGAGGTGCTTGGCATACATGCCGATTTGAACGGCACTCCACGTGGTGTCAATCAGACCCATTGACATGTTCTTAAAAGTCAGGGTCTCGAAAGAGGGGATGTCCGGCTTCTTGGAGCGGGTCTGGGTGTAGTCTGATATCGCTCGCGTGACAGGGTCCCGCACGACTACGAtcagctttgtgtctttagacATAGTGTAAATCCGAGCGGGGACCTCCTTGGTGACATAGTAGCTGGGGGTCTTCTCCATGGTCAACTGGCCATCGGAGGATTTGGGCATCAACTccctgcaaaaacacaaaaacacacggaTTTATATTTGCTCTACAGTCACTGCATGGCATGAAAACAACTCTGTCCCATCATGTTCAGTTCTTTGTAGTGACATCACCTTTTAAATCAAGCAACTTTTGAAAGCTTCCATAAAGGACGATGAGGTCagcatttacacatttttctctCCAGATTTAGAAATACTGTCAGGCGGGCGATAGGCAATCATCGTGGAGAAGACAATTCTCGACATCATTACCCGCGTCAGTGTGTGCAGTTAAAGTGACTGAGACTGGTAGGTAGAGCACAAGCGCTATCAATCATGTGCGATTGCGTGTGAGGACAATACACAGTTCATGACATGTTCTAAATACAGACCCTGAAGGAAGACATTCATCTCCGGGTGCTGCATTTAATCTACCCTAATGCCTCAATCCTCTTCCAAACCCTGCACTCCCCACATTGAAATATCCCACACCTTCATTACAGCACACAAAAGATGGTTTAACTCTGAATAGGCAGCACTATGCCTCTTAATGTCATGCCAAGACATATGACTACGGCTGCACTGTTCGCCTCGTAATTGTCAGTAATGTTGTGTAAAATGGGAAGATTTGGAGAGGCGTTGCATTCCTGAGGAGAAAAACGCAAAGCTCAGGAGCCGTGTATTCCCGTAACTGCATATTCTTGTTGACCCTGGATGGCTCTGGTTGATCATAATACAGCCTGTTAACTGCAGCCCCGACTGGATAATGGCTAAAGTGAGCCAAGGGGGATTAGGACTAAGCCAAACACGCTACGGCATTAGAGGCTGCTCGGCTGCCTTGTTGGCTGACTGGGTGGCTGGTGTCTCTGGAGTGAGTAagtgggagagaaggagatagaTACAGCGTGTGGTCACAACGATGAGAGTCAGTGGTAAGTGGTTAATCCATGGAGCAACACAGACGGAAACCAGTTGCTTCTGGACACAGCACATACTCCAGTGTAGCCGAATGCGACCAGTGATGCTagaaattaaaattgaattttgTGTTGACACAGACAAAAACGTTAATTTAACTCATGGGAGTAGTTTGAGGGTTTGCTGCATCCGAATGCAttcaaaaggaaaacacaggttACGTAAGGACTTTTTGATTTCACAATCAGATTTTGTTCTGCTTTCACcaaaaaccctgcgcttgcatTCAAAAAGCTCCCTACTTGTGCTTATATTTGCTGTGCTCCGACTTCTCCGACTTGGGTGTTTTCTTCTGAGCTTCAATTtatttgtgcaacaagtctATTTAAATACCCACAACCGATAGAATGCCAGCTGTAGTGTTGATAAATGAACCCTCACTCTTGCCGCTCCATGTTCACCAGGGATCTGCTGCACTCCTGCTCCATGgcggtgttgttgtttttccgtCACGCACtcacagaagcagcgtgaggagaagagctgaagctggagcacaggaaatTTGTCCAAGCAACAACATATCAGTGCAAGCGCCCGGTTTAAGCACAAGTTTAAGCACTTGAGAGcgagtgcagggttttgagtgaaagcatttaCAAAATCTTGCCTGAAAAAAATTTGTCCTACTCTAAAATACAAAGACCACCCTCTTGAATAAACATAGGAAGAACCCAGTATCCAGTCCCCATTTATGTACCCTACAGAGTTGCATCAAATTATAAACTCTTCCCCAGCTTCGTACACTTCCCTGTTATGAATAATACAGTAGTTGTAACTGGTTGTTATATGTATGTTACAAGACTTCCACCCATCCATAGTTTCCTATATGCAGGAGATTAGGAGAGGAGCTTAGTATCTCGAATGCAAAGGTAGATAAAGCTCATTCTACTATTCCCGAGCCATGATGCAATGTCACGTGTTTACAAGcgtcagcccccccccccaacatacctcacattcaaatgtaaatctTCAATTATTCCAGCACTTGGCTAATAATCTCATGTTTTGATAGCGAGCGCTTGTTCTAAGTCAAAGAGCGGAACAGCAGAGGAGCCGTGACATTAAAGTGATTGCCATAATTTCCATCCATCTGTCGGTGCACGCACAAGGAGCCGCGATATCCCTCTCCAAACACAGCTTTCATCTCACGATTGTAAGTGgtagagaggagcagaaaaaggGTCCGCGAGACTTCACTGTGCAGAACATAAGGAAAAAGCTTAAGTGATTGTGGGCAAAGGAGGCATCACCCATACCTCATTAGTGccatgcaaacacagaggatGTCTGTTTGCTTATGTAGTTTCATCCCCTAATGTCAcctgctctttctttcctttccgtGGAGGCTCTAGGTCTTACGCAGTTATTCCACTTTTCTCCCCCTAAGAGCCGCAGCCATCATTGTGTGTAGTGGAAAACCCCCAAACCTAATCAAGGTAATAGGTACgagagacacaaacagctctatcagaccccccccccctgcaatCATCATGAGAATCTCTTGGATACACACACAAGCGGAACGCTGGAGGCCTTTCCTGGGGCCCCGAGGGACAAAAAAAACTTACTACCAATCAAACTTTCCACTTAGTCCCCGAGCAAAACAATCTGTGTGAGAAGTGCATGCATTATTCATCTTAGCAGAGATAGAGCGCGGCAGAACATCTCTGAATGAGcggggagtgagagagagttgCCTTCGGGGGGGCAGATGTAGCAAGCTTTCACAATTTGTTCTGCTTAATAAACAATGTCGCCTGGAACCAATAGGTTTCAGTGCATCCTCATCTATCAATCAGCCGGGCAGGGGCGTCATCATTCAGCTTCGAGACAACAGAGATAGTGCGCTCTGTGGAGCTGAGTCACAACCTGCTGACTTTTGCCCTCTCATGAATTTTTTGCGTGTTTCtatttgatccagttagtttgggttttcacattgtaatttatcTACGCATTGGACTTCAGCGTGTCAATTGTAAGGTATCTGCTAAATGTTTTGAATAAAGTTGATAGAAAGCAGTCGTTTtcgtttgaatggagaaaatgaatgaacctgTTCACGTTGTAAATTTATTTTTGCCACTTTAATATCATTGTGTTATTACTacgaggaaaataaataaaataaaataaataaaaagactaCAGGCAATCTTGtgagctgcttctttttttatcttctaTTCTCCAGGCTgtccaaaaatgtgttttcacacttcaaacaaacagaaccaTGACTCGGTTTGATCCGGACTGAGACCTCCTCTTTAGCTCAGAAGGGTTTAAACCTACAATCGGTacattaaaagtaaatttaCATTGATGCTCGCACTTGCACAtaaacatcctctgccctctaACCTCTCCTGCTAAACTCGCAGGAGAACAGCATGGTCGGGGAAGATAACAGCtagagggggtggggtggggtggggtggggtgggggagaaGTGAGGCGGTTAAAAGACAG
This window harbors:
- the hs3st3b1a gene encoding heparan sulfate glucosamine 3-O-sulfotransferase 3B1a, whose translation is MEYSPILHSLHVVPSPHVKNKLFVFCIMLSLWVYMIYCCVGYCSTMPNLAYGSVSSGRESDAEVDNQESSLGASRDLLNNENDLDSRGEEWDEMRGEAKALDDNAMSGFLNESESKKLPQAIIIGVKKGGTRALLEFLRLHPDIRAVGAEPHFFDRNYDKGLEWYRELMPKSSDGQLTMEKTPSYYVTKEVPARIYTMSKDTKLIVVVRDPVTRAISDYTQTRSKKPDIPSFETLTFKNMSMGLIDTTWSAVQIGMYAKHLERWIQFFPMEQLLFVSGERLISDPAGEMARVQDFLGLRMVVTEKHFHFNPAKGFPCLKRPEGNSKPHCLGKTKGRTHPNIDPEVVQRLRDFYKPFNRKFYQMTGHDFGWD